GTAGTTGATCCGCACCTTTTTCCCGACCACGGCGGTGCCTTCGGTCGGCTCCAATTGGCCGAGGCAGACTTTCAGCAGCGTCGTCTTGCCCACGCCATTCCGGCCCACGATGCCGGTGCACTGGCCGGGCTCCAGCTTCAGGTCCAGATGGCGGAAGAGCCAGCGCGGGGAAGCCGCGGTGCCGACGTTCACGCCCGCGCCTTCCAGTTCCACCACGGTATTGCCGAGCTGGGGCGGGGGAGGGATGAGCATGTCCATCTCGCGCTCCTCGGGCGGGGCTTCCATGCCCTCGATCTCGTAGTATTGGTCCAGCCGGTGCCGGGACTTCGTGCCGCGCGCCTTCACCCCGGAGCGCACCCAGTCCAGCTCCTCGCGCAGGAAGCGCTGGCGGCGCCGCTCCGTCTGCTCGGCGATCTGCTGGCGCACCGCCTTTGACTCCAGATACGCGGTGTAGTTACCCGGGTGCGAGTAGGCCTTGCCATTGTCGATCTCGATGATGCGCGTGGCGATCACATCGAGGAAATAGCGGTCGTGAGTGACGAAGATGACCGCGCCCGAATAGGTCTTCAGGAAATCCTCCAGCCACCGGATCGAGTCCGCGTCCAGGTGGTTCGTCGGCTCGTCCAGCAGCAGCAGGTCCGGCTGCGATGCCAGCGCGCGGCACAGGGCCACACGGCGCTTTTCCCCGCCGGAAAGCGGGCCGACCGACGTCTCCAGCGGCGGCGTGCCGAGCGCCGTGGCCGTCGCCTTAATCCGCGCGTCCAGGTTCCAGCCATCCGCGTGGTCGATCAGGTGGAGCAGGTCTGCCAGCTCCACCTCCGAGCCATCGCCCTCTTCATAGCGGCGGATCGCCTCCACCACGTCCGCCGCGCCTGCCGCGATGTTTTCGTGGACGCTCAATTCCGGATCGAGCTCGAATTCCTGAGGCAGATAGCCCACGCGCAGCGCGCGCCGCAGCGAGATCTCCCCGGAGTCTGCTCGTTGTGAGCCGGTCAGGATTTTCAGCAGCGAGGTCTTCCCGCAGCCGTTGCGCCCCACCAGCCCGACCTTCTCCCCTGCCGAGACGGCAAGCGTCACGCCATCCAGCAGCGTCTGGTAGCCATAGGAAAGCCGGAGTTCATTGGCGGAAAGCAAAGCGGACATGACCGCGGGATGACGGTCCATCCCGGCTGGAAAGGCAAGGGGGAAGCGGCAATCATCTGCGACCCGGAAAGGTGGTCCGCATCGCTCCGCGTGCGGTTCACCGGTCGGGGAGGCAGTGGGTGGGGTCCGCTGCCAGGGTTTGCTGGTCCGGGAGTCCGGAGTGAGGT
The genomic region above belongs to Luteolibacter flavescens and contains:
- a CDS encoding ABC-F family ATP-binding cassette domain-containing protein; protein product: MSALLSANELRLSYGYQTLLDGVTLAVSAGEKVGLVGRNGCGKTSLLKILTGSQRADSGEISLRRALRVGYLPQEFELDPELSVHENIAAGAADVVEAIRRYEEGDGSEVELADLLHLIDHADGWNLDARIKATATALGTPPLETSVGPLSGGEKRRVALCRALASQPDLLLLDEPTNHLDADSIRWLEDFLKTYSGAVIFVTHDRYFLDVIATRIIEIDNGKAYSHPGNYTAYLESKAVRQQIAEQTERRRQRFLREELDWVRSGVKARGTKSRHRLDQYYEIEGMEAPPEEREMDMLIPPPPQLGNTVVELEGAGVNVGTAASPRWLFRHLDLKLEPGQCTGIVGRNGVGKTTLLKVCLGQLEPTEGTAVVGKKVRINYIDQTRMALDAEGSLLDEISDGNEKLQFGEQTLGARAYLRRFLFDDRRINERVDLLSGGERARLMLAKVLKTGGNVLVLDEPTNDLDLPSLRMLEEALADFDGSVLVVSHDRYFLDRICDQIIAFEDGGVKVQPGNYSYYLEKRQAREQVERLHAQAAARDAAARQKAVAPASTKPRKLTLAERKELEGMEEAILLAEESVAELEAKLNDPEFQKNYAEIPATVAKLDEVKAGVVKLYARWEELEAVNAGAGS